In Bacteroidia bacterium, the following are encoded in one genomic region:
- a CDS encoding signal peptidase II, which translates to MRKKLLPYLLLALSIIIIDQSIKVYIKTHFDIGEERKIIGNFFKLHFIENPGMAFGMSFGTGIGKLLLSLFSILAVAGIVYFLLYSIKNNKPKGLAISVACILGGAIGNIIDRVFYDVWFDNRGIVPDGKREYMFGEVVDMFYFDIWHGEIGGMYISLWPIFNFADLAISVGVVTILVFQKRFLGIRKKDESTNAQMNDNSDIPLNSDAC; encoded by the coding sequence ATGCGAAAAAAGCTGCTTCCTTACCTGCTATTAGCTTTGAGTATCATCATAATAGATCAATCTATAAAAGTGTACATCAAAACACATTTTGACATCGGAGAGGAAAGAAAAATAATAGGTAATTTCTTTAAGCTACACTTTATAGAAAACCCTGGAATGGCTTTTGGGATGAGCTTTGGAACAGGTATAGGCAAACTTTTATTATCCTTATTTTCTATATTAGCTGTAGCAGGAATTGTTTATTTTTTGCTATATTCAATAAAAAATAATAAGCCAAAAGGTTTAGCTATAAGTGTGGCATGCATTCTTGGCGGAGCTATCGGTAACATTATTGATCGTGTGTTCTATGACGTTTGGTTTGACAATAGAGGTATAGTTCCCGATGGCAAGCGCGAATACATGTTCGGCGAAGTAGTGGACATGTTTTATTTTGATATATGGCACGGTGAAATAGGAGGTATGTACATTTCGTTGTGGCCCATATTCAATTTTGCAGACTTAGCTATTTCAGTAGGAGTGGTAACTATTCTGGTTTTTCAAAAACGGTTTTTAGGTATAAGAAAAAAGGATGAATCTACAAACGCTCAAATGAATGATAATTCTGACATTCCACTAAACTCTGATGCTTGTTAA
- the lon gene encoding endopeptidase La, with protein sequence MAIDMFPFLVFVNEQDPLESFFSDTIFHEEESEKMSVIPDEIPILPLRNTVLMPNVTLPITVGREKSLRLVRDVEKNKSWIGVVSQKSDVENPGYEHLHTVGTLSKIVRVLRLPNGSTTIIIKGVHRFKIEEFTADEPYFKAKCVLLKDDPVEEKEAAALMINIKETAHQIIQLSPNIPREAERFIAQIQHLSVLTHIIANVLSIPVEDKQKMLETNNLAERAKILLVFLTKELEVLKVANEIHTKVQGDIEQHQRDFYLRQQLKTIQEELGENFAEEEIEKLRERGKKKKWSAKVQEVFEKELNKLSRMNPASPDYTVVQNYIDTLLELPWNEYTKDKFNLKQARLILDKDHFGLEKVKERILEYLAVLKLKSDMKAPILCLYGPPGVGKTSLGASIAKALGRKFVRMSLGGLHDEAEIRGHRRTYIGAMPGRILQNIKKAQSSNPVFILDEIDKINNSFRGDPSSALLEVLDPEQNHSFNDNYVELDYDLSKVLFIATANSLDSIQPALRDRMEVIEINGYTLEEKIQIAQNHLLPRQIKENGLKKSQIKLSDELIAYIIEHHTRESGVRTLNRLIGAMCRYVAKHIAAGEKIHAKLTEEDVIKALGQPRFENDLYYEVDIPGVMVGLAWTPVGGDILFVEVSLSKGTGKLSITGQLGEVMKESANVALAYIRTHAEELKIPHEDFTNYDIHIHVPEGAVPKDGPSAGITMLCALVSAFTKRTARPYVAMTGEITLRGKVLPVGGIKEKILAAKRAGIKEIILCHKNKRDVEEIAPHYLEGLTFHYVETMMQAIELALKKIVIPAPQSKKV encoded by the coding sequence ATGGCTATAGATATGTTTCCTTTTTTAGTATTTGTAAATGAGCAAGATCCGCTAGAATCCTTTTTTTCAGATACAATTTTTCATGAAGAGGAATCAGAAAAAATGTCAGTAATACCTGACGAAATTCCTATTTTACCTCTACGCAACACTGTACTTATGCCTAACGTTACTCTACCAATTACCGTAGGTAGAGAAAAATCATTACGTTTAGTTAGAGATGTTGAGAAGAATAAGTCTTGGATTGGTGTGGTTTCTCAGAAAAGCGATGTAGAAAATCCAGGTTATGAGCATTTGCATACTGTTGGAACATTATCTAAAATTGTCAGAGTTTTACGTCTTCCCAATGGAAGTACTACCATTATAATAAAAGGGGTACATAGATTTAAGATTGAGGAGTTTACTGCTGATGAACCTTATTTCAAGGCAAAATGCGTTTTGCTCAAAGATGATCCTGTAGAAGAAAAAGAAGCAGCGGCTTTGATGATTAATATCAAAGAAACTGCACATCAAATTATTCAACTTTCACCGAATATTCCTCGTGAAGCTGAGCGGTTTATTGCACAGATTCAGCACTTATCTGTATTGACACACATCATTGCAAACGTTTTGTCCATTCCTGTTGAGGATAAGCAGAAAATGTTAGAAACCAACAACTTGGCTGAACGAGCGAAAATTTTGTTAGTTTTTTTAACTAAAGAATTAGAGGTATTAAAAGTTGCTAATGAAATTCATACCAAAGTTCAAGGGGATATAGAACAGCATCAGAGAGATTTTTATCTACGCCAACAACTTAAGACTATTCAAGAAGAGTTAGGAGAAAATTTTGCTGAAGAGGAAATTGAAAAACTTCGAGAGCGCGGCAAAAAGAAAAAATGGAGTGCAAAAGTCCAAGAGGTATTTGAGAAAGAGCTCAATAAACTTTCGCGTATGAACCCTGCTTCTCCTGATTACACGGTAGTACAAAATTATATTGACACTCTTTTAGAACTTCCTTGGAATGAATACACTAAGGATAAATTCAATCTCAAACAAGCTCGGCTAATATTAGATAAAGACCATTTTGGATTAGAAAAGGTAAAAGAGCGTATTTTAGAATATTTAGCTGTGCTCAAGCTTAAATCTGATATGAAAGCACCAATTTTGTGCTTGTATGGTCCGCCCGGAGTAGGAAAAACTTCGTTAGGGGCATCTATAGCCAAAGCCTTAGGTAGAAAGTTTGTACGAATGTCATTAGGGGGATTACATGATGAAGCTGAAATTCGCGGACATAGGCGCACTTATATTGGTGCTATGCCAGGGCGCATTTTACAAAATATCAAAAAAGCGCAAAGTAGTAATCCTGTATTTATTTTAGATGAGATAGATAAAATTAACAACTCATTTCGGGGCGATCCTTCTTCAGCTCTTTTAGAGGTTTTAGACCCTGAACAAAACCATAGTTTTAACGATAACTATGTAGAATTAGATTATGACCTATCCAAAGTGCTATTTATTGCTACTGCTAACTCTTTGGATAGTATTCAGCCTGCTTTGCGCGATAGAATGGAAGTTATTGAGATCAATGGCTACACATTAGAGGAAAAAATTCAAATTGCGCAAAATCATTTACTTCCTCGCCAAATTAAAGAAAATGGGCTAAAAAAATCTCAAATTAAACTTTCTGATGAATTGATAGCGTATATTATTGAACATCACACTAGGGAATCAGGTGTACGCACGCTTAATCGCTTAATAGGTGCTATGTGTAGGTATGTAGCTAAACATATTGCCGCAGGTGAAAAAATACATGCGAAACTAACCGAAGAAGACGTAATTAAAGCTTTAGGACAACCTCGTTTTGAAAATGATTTATACTACGAAGTAGATATACCTGGCGTAATGGTCGGTTTAGCTTGGACACCTGTAGGGGGCGACATTTTGTTTGTTGAAGTTTCGTTAAGTAAAGGTACAGGAAAACTCTCTATAACTGGGCAATTAGGCGAAGTAATGAAAGAATCAGCAAATGTGGCTTTGGCTTACATACGTACCCACGCAGAAGAGTTGAAAATCCCTCATGAGGACTTTACCAACTATGATATCCATATACACGTTCCTGAAGGGGCTGTACCCAAGGATGGGCCTTCAGCAGGAATTACAATGCTTTGTGCTTTGGTTTCTGCTTTTACTAAGCGTACTGCACGCCCATACGTAGCTATGACAGGAGAAATTACTTTGCGTGGTAAAGTTTTACCCGTTGGGGGAATTAAAGAAAAAATTCTTGCAGCTAAGCGGGCAGGAATTAAAGAAATTATTCTCTGCCATAAAAACAAGCGCGATGTAGAAGAAATTGCACCACATTACCTTGAAGGTTTGACCTTTCATTACGTAGAAACCATGATGCAAGCTATTGAGCTTGCCTTAAAGAAAATTGTTATACCTGCCCCACAAAGCAAAAAAGTATAA
- a CDS encoding DUF4294 domain-containing protein has product MAHFSYAVAQTYVERDGEGFIVPKDEEGMPTITYPTIFVVGSTKKRISDREAAIEFSRLRYNVIKLLPYANEAARRMAIIEADLAKITDKKERKKYIEREEKRLFGEFQEDIENLSINQGRILIKLIHRQTKHRAYDIIKEMKGSPTALFWQGVSRIFGTNLKLEYDPEQEAAIEAIIESLGDAKYYCIQKTPKKS; this is encoded by the coding sequence TTGGCACACTTCTCTTATGCTGTTGCCCAAACTTATGTGGAGCGAGATGGAGAAGGTTTCATAGTACCCAAAGATGAAGAGGGTATGCCTACAATTACATATCCTACTATTTTTGTGGTAGGTTCAACAAAAAAAAGAATCTCTGACAGAGAAGCAGCCATAGAGTTTTCTCGTTTAAGATACAATGTGATAAAACTTTTACCGTATGCTAATGAAGCAGCACGCAGAATGGCTATTATAGAAGCCGACTTAGCAAAAATTACAGACAAAAAAGAACGTAAAAAGTACATTGAAAGAGAAGAGAAACGTCTTTTTGGAGAGTTTCAAGAGGACATAGAAAATTTAAGTATCAATCAAGGTAGAATCTTGATTAAACTTATTCACCGCCAAACCAAGCACCGAGCTTATGATATCATCAAAGAAATGAAAGGTAGCCCTACGGCTTTATTTTGGCAAGGTGTATCAAGAATCTTTGGCACAAACTTAAAATTAGAATATGACCCTGAACAGGAAGCAGCCATAGAAGCTATCATAGAATCTTTGGGCGATGCTAAGTACTACTGCATTCAAAAAACTCCTAAAAAAAGTTAG